From a single Sorghum bicolor cultivar BTx623 chromosome 5, Sorghum_bicolor_NCBIv3, whole genome shotgun sequence genomic region:
- the LOC8064788 gene encoding chromophore lyase CRL, chloroplastic isoform X1 yields the protein MGSGEEDTGGGGGAVRGAVLKALVVVGGVLLLRRLRRSTTRWDHARAVADALSGEKVTPRLPHTGLLLGSRGIPMRPHWKFFSREQARKDPDNFFNLRMLTCPATEMVDGSRVLYFEQAFWRSPEKPFRQRFYMVKPCPKEMKCDVELSSYAIRDAEEYKNFCDRQKDQRPQPEEVIADIAEHLTTIHLSRCGRGKRCLYEGSTPPEGFPNNWSGASYCTSDLSIHKNGEVHIWDKGFDDEGNQVWGTKVGPYEFKPAPKSKYDDMFSPLNFSAPLSLEKLDKAYVIDDQ from the exons ATGGGCTCCGGCGAGGAGGACACAGGAGGCGGAGGAGGGGCGGTGCGGGGTGCGGTGCTGAAGGCGCTCGTGGTCGTCGGCGGCGTCCTGCTGCTCCGCCGCCTGCGCCGCTCCACCACCCGCTGGGACCACGCGCGAGCCGTCGCCGACGCGCTCTCCGGTGAGAAGGTGACCCCGCGCCTCCCACACACTGGACTATTGCTCGGTTCCCGAGGCATTCCGATGCGGCCGCACTGGAAATTC TTCTCGAGGGAGCAGGCGAGGAAGGATCCTGACAACTTCTTCAATTTGAG AATGCTCACATGTCCTGCCACCGAGATGGTGGATGGCTCGAGGGTGCTTTACTTTGAGCAG GCATTTTGGAGATCTCCAGAAAAGCCTTTTAGACAA AGATTCTACATGGTAAAGCCCTGTCCGAAGGAGATGAAATGCGATGTtgag TTGAGTTCATATGCAATTAGGGATGCTGAAGAGTACAAAAATTTCTGTGATCGTCAAAAGGATCAGAGGCCACAGCCAGAAGAAGTAATTGCA GATATTGCAGAGCATCTGACCACCATACACTTGTCACGATGTGGCCGTGGTAAACGTTGTTTATATGAAGGATCTACCCCACCTGAAGGTTTTCCCAACAACTGG AGTGGTGCATCATATTGTACATCGGATTTGTCCATCCACAAAAACGGTGAAGTACATATCTGGGATAAAGGTTTTGACGACGAAGGGAATCAG GTTTGGGGAACCAAGGTTGGCCCTTATGAGTTCAAGCCTGCCCCCAAATCTAAATATGACGACATGTTCTCGCCATTAAATTTCTCCGCCCCTTTGTCACTGGAGAAGCTGGATAAAGCATATGTAATCGATGACCAGTAG
- the LOC8064788 gene encoding chromophore lyase CRL, chloroplastic isoform X2, which yields MGSGEEDTGGGGGAVRGAVLKALVVVGGVLLLRRLRRSTTRWDHARAVADALSGEKFSREQARKDPDNFFNLRMLTCPATEMVDGSRVLYFEQAFWRSPEKPFRQRFYMVKPCPKEMKCDVELSSYAIRDAEEYKNFCDRQKDQRPQPEEVIADIAEHLTTIHLSRCGRGKRCLYEGSTPPEGFPNNWSGASYCTSDLSIHKNGEVHIWDKGFDDEGNQVWGTKVGPYEFKPAPKSKYDDMFSPLNFSAPLSLEKLDKAYVIDDQ from the exons ATGGGCTCCGGCGAGGAGGACACAGGAGGCGGAGGAGGGGCGGTGCGGGGTGCGGTGCTGAAGGCGCTCGTGGTCGTCGGCGGCGTCCTGCTGCTCCGCCGCCTGCGCCGCTCCACCACCCGCTGGGACCACGCGCGAGCCGTCGCCGACGCGCTCTCCGGTGAGAAG TTCTCGAGGGAGCAGGCGAGGAAGGATCCTGACAACTTCTTCAATTTGAG AATGCTCACATGTCCTGCCACCGAGATGGTGGATGGCTCGAGGGTGCTTTACTTTGAGCAG GCATTTTGGAGATCTCCAGAAAAGCCTTTTAGACAA AGATTCTACATGGTAAAGCCCTGTCCGAAGGAGATGAAATGCGATGTtgag TTGAGTTCATATGCAATTAGGGATGCTGAAGAGTACAAAAATTTCTGTGATCGTCAAAAGGATCAGAGGCCACAGCCAGAAGAAGTAATTGCA GATATTGCAGAGCATCTGACCACCATACACTTGTCACGATGTGGCCGTGGTAAACGTTGTTTATATGAAGGATCTACCCCACCTGAAGGTTTTCCCAACAACTGG AGTGGTGCATCATATTGTACATCGGATTTGTCCATCCACAAAAACGGTGAAGTACATATCTGGGATAAAGGTTTTGACGACGAAGGGAATCAG GTTTGGGGAACCAAGGTTGGCCCTTATGAGTTCAAGCCTGCCCCCAAATCTAAATATGACGACATGTTCTCGCCATTAAATTTCTCCGCCCCTTTGTCACTGGAGAAGCTGGATAAAGCATATGTAATCGATGACCAGTAG